The following DNA comes from Bacteroidota bacterium.
ATTCACTATACCTCGCCTTTCATCTAAAAGTGATTTAAAACTATTGATGATTGCCGGCACAATTGCCTCACGATTTTTAGTGGTTAACAGTAGAAGAAATTTTATAGTAATCGGATCAACTTTATTTTCGAAAAGATCCAACATTATCTTTTTCTTCTTTTCGGTGTTGATGATTGGACTTTTTAAAAAAAGCTTAAAATCGTTCGAAGTATTCAACAACTTCTCGAGGGTTTCAATATCGGAGAAGAGTTTCTCTACTTTATTTTCTTCTACGGCAATCTGTAAAAAAGCCGTTGCATAACGTTGTGCAGCTTTTGATTCTATCATAGCTTAATTTTTCGGCAGTTCATCTAAATATGAATCGACTACTTTCCGATGTTTTTCATCGTCGAGGGTTTCGCCAATTATTTTTTTTGCGGTGTTGATTGCCAAATCGGCAACTTCGCTTCGCAATTTGAGTAGTGCGGCTTCTTTTTCTCTCTCGATTTCCAATTTCGCCGATTCGACCATATGCCGCGCTTGATGATGTGCCTTCTCAACTATTTCAGCTTTCAGTTTTTCGCCAAGTTCGTGTCCTTCTTTTAATAGCTTCGAGGCTTTAACTTCGGCGTTGGCTATGTGCTTTTTGTTTTCAGCAGCTTGATGTTCGGCATCGCGTGCAGCTTTCTCGGCTCTGTCAATCGAGCTTCGGATGTGTTCCTCTCGCTTTTCGAGAGCTGTAAGTAGCGGCTTCCATGCTAACTTCTTCAACAAAAACATCAGTATCAGAAAAGTTACTATTGTCCAGATTATTAATCCGGGATTTATATCTAACATTTTA
Coding sequences within:
- the atpF gene encoding F0F1 ATP synthase subunit B → MLDINPGLIIWTIVTFLILMFLLKKLAWKPLLTALEKREEHIRSSIDRAEKAARDAEHQAAENKKHIANAEVKASKLLKEGHELGEKLKAEIVEKAHHQARHMVESAKLEIEREKEAALLKLRSEVADLAINTAKKIIGETLDDEKHRKVVDSYLDELPKN
- the atpH gene encoding ATP synthase F1 subunit delta, which encodes MIESKAAQRYATAFLQIAVEENKVEKLFSDIETLEKLLNTSNDFKLFLKSPIINTEKKKKIMLDLFENKVDPITIKFLLLLTTKNREAIVPAIINSFKSLLDERRGIVNADISAVVAFSNEQKEKVTKRLEGLTKKKVRTHFKIDPTLIGGFKIQINDTVYDGSILNQFDILKQHFNT